Part of the Procambarus clarkii isolate CNS0578487 chromosome 20, FALCON_Pclarkii_2.0, whole genome shotgun sequence genome, cgggggttgagctctggctctttggtcccgcctctcaaccgtcaatcaacaggtgtacagattcctgagcctattgggctctgtcatatctacacttgaaactgtgtatggagtcagcctccaccacatcacttcctaatgcattccatttgtcaaccactctgacactaaaaaagttctttctaatatctctgtggctcatttgtatgtatgtatgtatgtatgtatgtatgtatgtatgtatgtatgtatgtatgtatgtatgtatgcatgtatgtatgtattacattatatataatcaATGGAAAAATCTTCACTTTCAGTGATTTAAAGTGAAGTTTCAAACATAATAGTCAAGTTTTTCAAGTAGCAAAGACATTATAATATTGATGTAAGTGTGGGGTGAGGAGACGAGAGTGAACCTGGAGCaggcggcggggggggggggccaggccaCCTGACCCTCCCCACCCCTGTGGTGAAGActtcttaacaccaccaccaccaccaccaccaccaccaccaccatcatccccacccccaccaacaccccaccaacacccccaccaacacccccaccacaaccaccaccccccaccatcatccccaccaccaccaccctcaccatcactaccactacccccaccactacctcccaccaacacgcccaccactaccataaccaccacaaccaccaccacaaccaccaccatcccctcaaccccccccccccccccctcccacaccagtTGACTCTAAACCCTAAGACGGAATAAAATTatgacgtcatagtgacgtcacacaccttgTGTGTACCATATATAGAACACAATTTTATCTCCtcctatggttaggttaggtccaggcccagaggttagaaaatgaaggttaggttaggtccaggcccagaggttagaaaatgaaggttaggttaggtccaggcccagaggttagaaaatgaaggttaggttaggtccaggcccagaggttagaaaatgaaggttaggttaggtccagGCCCAGAGGTTAGAaaataaaggttaggttaggtccaggcccagaggttagaaaatgaaggttaggttaggtccaggcccagaggttagaaaatgaaggttaggttaggtccagGCCCAGAGGTTAGAAAAtaaaggtactcacctagttctatcTGCTCTTGGATCTCGCTTCTCAGCTCTCAATCAACAGTAATAGGcgccagagcctattgggctctatcatacctagatACAAAACTATATACGAAGTctacctccatcacatcacttagcGCATTCCAATTGTTCGCTACACTTACATAGAAAACATTATTTCTAgtttctttgtggctcatttcgaTACATAGTTACCATTTGTTTTTCCTTGTCTGTGTACCATTCGTGCTAAATAATCTACCCTTGtctattcccctgagtattttgtatgtggtaattatGCCTCGCCTCTTTCTTCCCTCAGTTGTAGCTCCTACCGCTCAGCTCTTGGACTAGTCTGGAGGCATACCTCCGAACTTTTTCAACCTTAGTGTTGTTTTTAACGAGATACGGACACCACGCTGGTGCCGCGTATTCCAGAACTGGTGAGTACGCGCCCTCGAGCGGGTGTGAGCACTTGCATGAGGAGGGTGTGTTCACAAGTGGGAGTGTTCACAAGTGGGAGTGTTCACAAGTGGGAGTgttcacaagtgtgtgtgtgttcacaagtgtgtgtgtgttcacaagtGGGTGTgttcacaagtgtgtgtgtgttcacaagtGGGTGTGTTCACAAGTGGGAGTGttcaaaagtgtgtgtgtgttcacaagtgtgtgtgtgttcacaagtGGGAGTTTTCACAAGTGGGAGTGTTCACAAGTGGGAGTGTTCACAAGTGGGCGTGTTCACAAGTGTGTGTATgctcacaagtgtgtgtgtgttcacaagtgtgtgtgttcacaagtgtgtgtgtgttcacaagtgtgtgtgtgttcacaagtGGGAGTGTTCACAAGTGGGAGTGTTCACAAGTGAGAGTgttcacaagtgtgtgtgtgttcacaagtgtgtgtgtgttcacaagtGGGAGTGTTCACAAGTGGGAGTgttcacaagtgtgtgtgtgttcacaagtGTGAGTGTTCACAAGTGGGAGTgttcacaagtgtgtgtgtgttcacaagtgtgtgtgtgttcacaagtGGGAGTGTTCACAAGTGGGAGTgttcacaagtgtgtgtgtgttcacaagtGGGAGTgttcacaagtgtgtgtgtgttcacaagtGTGAGTGTTCACAAGTGGGAGTgttcacaagtgtgtgtgtgttcacaagtGGGAGTGTTCACAAGTGGGAGTgttcacaagtgtgtgtgtgttcacaagtgtgtgtgtgttcacaagtGGGAGTGTTCACAAGTGGGAGTgttcacaagtgtgtgtgtgttcacaagtGGGAGTgttcacaagtgtgtgtgtgttcacaagtGTGAGTGTTCACAAGTGGGAGTGTtcacaagtgtgtgtgttcacaaGTGGGAGTGTTCACAAGTGGGAGTGTTTACAAGTGGGAGTGTTCACAAGTGAGAGTGTTCACAAGTGAGAGTGTTCACAAGTACAGGGAGTGGCTGTATGAGTGTGCGCGAGCAGTCACTCTCCTCCTCACCCTGGTAATGAGTGGCGCCCTCACCCCAGGCGCAGGCAAGCAAGCAGGAGGGCAGTGTTAATAGGCAGGCAGGTGCTTTGGTtatgagacaggcagacaggctggTGAGAGGGCAGAGAGTTAAGTAGGAACACAACTAGCAGAGCTAACAAGCAGTTAGACAGGAAGTGAGACTCAGTCCTCTATCTTAGAGTGGCACtcctccacaaccaccatcaaGGACTCCCTGAGAATATACACCTTAGCATGTATAAACTTATGTAAGCAGGTATACAGTAGGTTATATCCGCATATTAATGGCTTATTTTGATCAAACAAGACCTCACCTGATGTGGTTATGACGTCATGTCCGGTGATTACACTCTACAGGTCATGTATCGTATTGTAACCGAAGGGAGGAGACCTGTAAGGTCATGTGTGATTGTATCGGGACAAGCTGCTTGCTGGTTTGCCGCGTGAGAACACGTCATGTTATGTGGTCATTGAAGCATTGGCCTGAAGTGGCCTGCTTGAAGCCGTGTAAGCCGGACCGACCCACAGGTTGGAGCAGCGGTGACCTCTATGTGAAGCACAAGGACCAGAGGACCTTTTGACAACTCATTTTCTGGTCGTTTATGAAATTCAACAAGAAGTCAGCCTGGGTCTGGAGGACCATGATAGATTATGTGATGTGTGCAGCACTCGCCATGCCAGCTTCCTGTGTGCTAGGACGTGCAGCACTCGCCATGCCAGCTTCCTGTGTGCTAGGACGCGCAGCACTCGCCATGCCAGCTTCCTGTGTGCTAGGACGTGCAGCACTCGCCATGCCAGCTTCCTGTGTGCTAGGACGTGCAGCACTCGCCATGccagctgtcggaaaatccgacaccatttaataatcatacagataataactgtattaccaacaagttacccatagaaaacgtaacttgtagtggaattaccgtctaaagaaaacgggatatcatcaccacatactattataattcaccagctattctgctgggaattgttcttaaatacattagtctttggactttaccatcataaaaacatcttatataaattaacttaattatcaatattaaagtagagtaaatgtgacccttctatcactttctgaaatctggacaaagtaggccaggcgtcagggagggaggaaggaggcagccattattgttgtgtcacctccgagacgtgtggagcaaacggctcctatcattctggacaatgtcggccagtaacgtcaataggatggagtgttaaacagccattgtgtgtacgagaccagaggcacacgggagcaaatacggctcctgttaaatttacttggacgtagtgttatggaacccaaaggtgtaccattgtcaacacgctgtctacaaatacaagttaagtgtctatccgaaacccgtttatcattcatttatggccattaatgtcaggatatagggttagccggttagaacgcgaaatcgcctcatactaaaggtaattaagccaggtcttcaatgttccatatagtgttttctctgaaatacttgtcatatactaggtttctggcttcacagctagcgcccttttgacaggtcaagacgaggatgcaagattttgtgcaccagttactgggtgatatggaagctacctcaaagaggataatttggtgtctacaccctagttatacctggtggactaacctgctgtactataagataaggaacctcttcaatgtatgtagtctattcttgtagtttgattggctgcatatatattaatctattaaaccccccctaatgtgtagaggatcgatttgtgagattatgagattattgcagaaatacagtccacttaacattatacaaattgctatcgaagtatataaattaacgtaaatataaactcatataaattaaataaatataaatctcacaggtcggttcccacattatttggtcatcttcgaaccggatgacggattatttgatcctttgaacccacatttggtcatcttagtaccggatgaaccagttaaccaaaccagtggattcattaaatatactagtgcagtgttatttaaacaaaagccagccagtcatagacagcggcgttgcctcgtgggagctcaggagcctccctcagcccagttcagcttcgtcagcggtttcatgcacacccacagaaatttggtggtgtgttatttcgtgaaatgacagcgctaatagaagccagccaaagtagtgactgtgtcttcgcgatattgttcacggatttcgtggtgttacatttcgcgagagattatctacgaattttgtggactttatttcgcgaggtcactaataatatttaatacttctagataatattagaagtttcatagaggctaattaagaggctattatcaataattgtgtatattatttctccaaaatagagaattatttaatatatactgcactagtgttctcaatataatatttactaattgccaacccacaacagggtaggatattaaccattgactagttgaactattatcgttcatcctagtcccattattaccatagtcagttgtactatattgattaacctaacaccattaatgaatggtccagaccctattttgggtgtaatttttatcaactcgagttgagttgtgtatatataataatttacttatggtcattacacctttgagtgattaattagtgtctctaccatcctggggtgatatagaagagctaacctaaaggtacttccagtgacactggtttatcactcaaatcattagtgtgtatgattgtatatatataatgtgtattaattttaagtgctaacctctagtagaggtaggactattgcctagtgagtgcagaatttaccctaggctaccattagtgtttgttcagtattatgagcagcccaagtacaagccccacaaggcttcaccaacgagccagtatggataatgcagggagaatgaaaagaacccttgcaggtcttaaaggccacttaacaagacagatcaagaaatgtgaagatttgtcacaacaatctcaagttgattatgctgacctggaaagctattatcaagcagctgcaggtaaatttgagcaaatcaaatgccaaatggctgtccttgtggggacagactactaccatcaattcattggtagccctactaaatatcagggtataaccatgttaaactctgcaggaggtaaattactctcaggcccagtatcaagcctgaggagacctatgcctgcagataaacaataccagtagaaatctaaatttgtcagctgattatatttctccagtagcattatactaaggagattacagctgactataccaacagaggttgatgttagtatcatcatttgaagctgaagatgagttcatgaggcctcagtggcaaatcagtgaacagtagcctaaaacagctacaagtcactgcgaccaatgtcactgaacccactgcagtctcagaaccatactttactttaatgatgagctattcaatcctctgaatcaattaactaaattaaaccctaataaatctgatgactgatttgatacatttattatttaatcaagatgtattccatgggcctcagtgtttatatatcagtgaccagttacctgaagaaacttcaagttatatctaatgtcactgatctcactgcagtccctgaatcatacttgactgtagtacttgatcacatccagtcttctgggttaaataatatgtaataaggcttgaatattagcctttcaagagttgacagggaaatgaaattgcattagacttctaacccctgcaactctagtacgggacatccgtcctgtacgaacagacacacaaatgtgtgattactaactactaacatcaaatttatctaataattcgaaggaggagtatcggtgttcgtctgttctaaacaggacttcgacccgtgagcagccccctggggaattatgtcggaaaatccgacaccatttaataatcatacagataataactgtattaccaacaagttacccatagaaaacgtaacttgtagtggaattaccgtctaaagaaaacgggatatcatcaccacatactattataattcaccagctattctgctgggaattgttcttaaatacattagtctttggactttaccatcataaaaacatcttatataaattaacttaattatcaatattaaagtagagtaaatgtgacccttctatcactttctgaaatctggacaaagtaggccaggcgtcagggagggaggaaggaggcagccattattgttgtgtcacctccgagacgtgtggagcaaacggctcctatcattctggacaatgtcggccagtaacgtcaataggatggagtgttaaacagccattgtgtgtacgagaccagaggcacacgggagcaaatacggctcctgttaaatttacttggacgtagtgttatggaacccaaaggtgtaccattgtcaacacgctgtctacaaatacaagttaagtgtctatccgaaacccgtttatcattcatttatggccattaatgtcaggatatagggttagccggttagaacgcgaaatcgcctcatactaaaggtaattaagccaggtcttcaatgttccatatagtgttttctctgaaatacttgtcatatactaggtttctggcttcacagctagcgcccttttgacaggtcaagacgaggatgcaagattttgtgcaccagttactgggtgatatggaagctacctcaaagaggataatttggtgtctacaccctagttatacctggtggactaacctgctgtactataagataaggaacctcttcaatgtatgtagtctattcttgtagtttgattggctgcatatatattaatctattaaaccccccctaatgtgtagaggatcgatttgtgagattatgagattattgcagaaatacagtccacttaacattatacaaattgctatcgaagtatataaattaacgtaaatataaactcatataaattaaataaatataaatctcacaggtcggttcccacaccagcTTCCTGTGTGCTAGGACGTGCAGCACTCGCCATGCCAGCTTCCTGTGTGCTAGGACGTGCAGCACTCGCCATGCCAGCTTCCTGTGTGCTAGGACGTGCAGCACTCGCCATGCCAGCTTCCTGTGTGCTAGGACGTGCAGCACTCGCCATGCCAGCTTCCTGTGTGCTAGGACGTGCAGCACTCGCCATGCCAGCTTCCTGTGTGCTAGGACGTGCAGCACTCGCCATGCCAGCTTCCTGTGTGCTAGGACGTGCAGCACTCGCCATGCCAGCTTCCTGTGTGCTAGGACGTGCAGCACTCGCCATGCCAGCTTCCTGTGTGCTAGGACGTGCAGCACTCGCCATGCCAGCTTCCTGTGTGCTAGGACGTGCAGCACTCGCCATGCCAGCTTCCTGTGTGCTAGGACGTGCAGCACTCGCCATGCCAGCTTCCTGTGTGCTAGGACGTGCAGCACTCGCCATGCCAGCTTCCTGTGTGCTAGGACGTGCAGCACTCGCCATGCCAGCTTCCTGTGTGCTAGGACGTGCAGCACTCGCCATGCCAGCTTCCTGTGTGCTAGGACGTGCAGCACTCGCCATGCCAGCTTCCTGTGTGCTAGGACGTGCAGCACTCGCCATGCCAGCTTCCTGTGTGCTAGGACGTGCAGCACTCGCCATGCCAGCTTCCTGTGTGCTAGGACGTGCAGCACTCGCCATGCCAGCTTCCTGTGTGCTAGGACGTGCAGCACTCGCCATGCCAGCTTCCTGTGTGCTAGGACCAGCAGCATGACTAGCCCTGCTGACTGTGTCACGGAGTCATCCCGGGACGCTCACGTTGTCTCACACCAGAAGACATATACTGAATCCAGACGTCCACCGCATATAAGAAGAAATAACATCAATGATAAGATTAAGTCACAGTCTGAAGAACTGTCCTGGAATATATAGTCCCCTGTCATGTGTGTGGTCAGGAGCATGGTGTGGGGTCAGGAGCATGGTGTGGTGTCTGGAGCATAGTGTGGGGTGTGGAGCATGGTGTGGGGTCTGGAGCATAGTGTGGGGTGTGGAGCATGGTGTGGGGTCAGGAGCATGGTGTGGGGTCTGGAGCATGGTGTGGGGTCTGGAGCATGGTGTGGGGTCTGGagcatggtgtggggtgtggagcaTGGTGTGGGGTCAGGAgcagggtgtggggtgtggagcaTGGTGTGGGGTCTGGAGCATGGTGTGGGGTCTGGAGCATGGTGTGGGGTCTGGAGCATGGTGTGGGGTCTGGAGCATGGTGTGGGGTCTGGAGCATGGTGTGGGGTCTGGAGCATGGTGTGGGGTCTGGAGCATGGTGTGGGGTCTGGAGCATGGTGTGGGGTCTGGAGCATAGTGTGGGGTCTGGAGCATAGTGTGGGGTCTGGAGCATGATGTGGGGTCAAGAGCATGATGTGGGGTCAGGAGCATGATGTAGGGTCTGGAGCATGATGTGGGGTCAAGAGCATGATGTGGGGTCAGGAGCATGGTGTGGGGTCTGGAGCATGGTGTGGAGTTTGGagcatggtgtggggtgtggagcaTGATGTAGGGCCTGGAGCATGGTGTGGGGTCGGGAGCATGGTGTGGGGTCTGGAGCATGGTGTGAGTTCTGGAGCATGATGTGGGGTGTGGAGCATGGTGTGGGGTCTGGagcatggtgtggggtgtggagcatggtgtggggtgtggagcatggtgtggggtgtggagcaTGGTGTGAGGTCTGAAGCATAGTGTGGGGTCTGGAGCATGGTGTGGGTTCTGGAGCATGGTGTGGGGTCTGGTgcatggtgtggggtgtggagcatggtgtggggtgtggagcaTGGTGTGGGGTCTGGAGCATGGTGTGAGGTCTGGAGCATGATGTGGGGTGTGGAGCATGGTGTGAGGTCTGGAGCATGATGTagggtgtggagcatggtgtGGGATGTGGAGCATGGTGTGGGGTCTGGAGCATGGTGTGGGTTCTGGAGCATGGTGTGGGGTCTGGAGCATGGTGTGAGGTCTGGAGCATGGTGTGGGTTCTGGAGCATGGTGTGGGGTCTGGTgcatggtgtggggtgtggagcatggtgtggggtgtggagcaTGGTGTGGGGTCTGGAGCATGGTGTGAGGTCTGGAGCATGATGTGGGGTGTGGAGCATGGTGTGGGGTCTGGAGCATGGTGTGGGTTCTGGAGCATGGTGTGGGGTCTGGAGCATGGTGTGGGTTCTGGAGCATGGTGTGGGGTCTGGTgcatggtgtggggtgtggagcatggtgtggggtgtggagcaTGGTGTGGGGTCTGGAGCATGGTGTGAGGTCTGGAGCATGATGTGGGGTGTGGAGCATGGTGTGGGGTCTGGAGCATGGTGTGGGTTCTGGAGCATGGTGTGGGGTCTGGAGCATGGTGTGGGTTCTGGAGCATGGTGTGGGGTCTGGTgcatggtgtggggtgtggagcatggtgtggggtgtggagcaTGGTGTGGGGTCTGGAGCATGGTGTGAGGTCTGGagcatggtgtggggtgtggagcatggtgtgagctctggagcatggtgtggggtgtggagcatggtgtggggtgtggagcaTGGTGTGAGGTCTGGAGCATGGTGTGAGTTCTGGAGCATGATGTGGGGTCTGGagcatggtgtggggtgtggagcaTGGTGTGAGTTCTGGAGCATGGTGTGGGGTCTGGAGCATGGTGTGAGGTCTGGAGCAtgatgtggggtgtggggtgtggagcatggtgtggggtgtggagcaTGGTGTGGGGTCTGAAGCATAGTGTGGGTTCTGGAGCATGGTGTGGGGTCTGGAGCATGGTGTGAGGTCTGGAGCAtgatgtggggtgtggggtgtggagcaTGGTGTGAGGTCTGAAGCATAGTGTGGAGTCTGGAGCATGGTGTGGGTTCTGGAGCATGGTGTGGGGTCTGGTgcatggtgtggggtgtggagcatggtgtggggtgtggagcatgatgtggggtgtggagcatggtgtgaggtgtggagcatggtgtGAGGTCTGGAGCAtgatgtggggtgtggggtgtggagcatggtgtggggtgtggtgcatggtgtggggtgtggagcaTGGTGTGAGGTCTGGAGCAtgatgtggggtgtggggtgtggagcaTGGTGTGAGGTCTGAAGCATAGTGTGGAGTCTGGAGCATGGTGTGGGTTCTGGAGCATGGTGTGGGGTCTGGTgcatggtgtggggtgtggagcatggtgtggggtgtggagcatgatgtggggtgtggagcatggtgtgaggtgtggagcatggtgtGAGGTCTGGAGCAtgatgtggggtgtggggtgtggagcatggtgtggggtgtggtgcatggtgtggggtgtggagcaTGGTGTGAGGTCTGGAGCAtgatgtggggtgtggggtgtggagcaTGGTGTGGGGTCTGAAGCATAGTGTGGGGTCTGGAGCATGGTGTGGGTTCTGGAGCATGGTGTGGGGTCTGGTGCATGGTGTGGGGTCTGGTgcatggtgtggggtgtggagcaTGGTGTGGGGTCTGGAGCATGGTGTGGGGTCTGGAGCATGGTGTGGGGTCTGGAGCATGGTGTGAGGTCTGGAGCAtgatgtggggtgtggggtgtggagcaTGGTGTGGGATGTGGAGCATGGTGTGGGGTCTGGAGCATGGTGTGAAGTCTGGAGCATGGTGTGGGGTCTGGAGCATGGTGTGAGGTCTGGAGCAtgatgtggggtgtggggtgtggagcaTGGTGTGGGATGTGGAGCATGGTGTGGGGTCTGGAGCATGGTGTGGGGTCTGGAGCATGGTGTGGGGTCTGGAGCATGATGTGGGGTGTGGagcatggtgtggggtgtggagcatggtgtgagctctggagcatggtgtggggtgtggagcaTGGTGTGGGGTCTGGAGCATGGTGTGAGGTCTGGAGCATGATGTGGGGTGTGGagcatggtgtggggtgtggagcatggtgtggggtgttgagcatggtgtggggtgttgagcatggtgtggggtgtggagcatggtgtggggtcaggagcatggtgtggggtctggagcatggtgtggggtcaggagcatggtgtggggtcaggagcatggtgtggggtctggagcatggtgtggggtgtggagcatggtgtggggtgtggagcatggtgtggggtgtggagtatggtgtggggtctggagcatggtgtggggtgtggagcatggtgtggggtcagg contains:
- the LOC138366797 gene encoding polysialoglycoprotein-like translates to MASAARPSTQEAGMASAARPSTQEAGMASAARPSTQEAGMASAARPSTQEAGMASAARPSTQEAGMASAARPSTQEAGMASAARPSTQEAGMASAARPSTQEAGMASAARPSTQEAGMASAARPSTQEAGMASAARPSTQEAGMASAARPSTQEAGMASAARPSTQEAGMASAARPSTQEAGMASAARPSTQEAGMASAARPSTQEAGMASAARPSTQEAGMASAARPSTQEAGMASAARPSTQEAGVGTDL